In a single window of the Candidatus Micrarchaeia archaeon genome:
- a CDS encoding DNA-directed RNA polymerase subunit K, whose amino-acid sequence MELTKYERARIIGARALQLYFGAPPLASGIENEVDYIKIAEKELGEGVIPLVVVRENSPE is encoded by the coding sequence GTGGAACTCACAAAGTACGAGAGAGCTAGGATTATAGGGGCAAGGGCCCTTCAACTCTATTTCGGAGCCCCTCCGCTCGCGTCCGGCATTGAGAACGAAGTGGATTACATAAAGATTGCCGAGAAGGAGCTCGGAGAAGGAGTCATTCCGCTCGTTGTTGTAAGGGAAAATAGCCCTGAATGA